In one window of Drosophila mauritiana strain mau12 chromosome X, ASM438214v1, whole genome shotgun sequence DNA:
- the LOC117146871 gene encoding B-cell CLL/lymphoma 7 protein family member A — translation MSRSVRAETRSRAKDDIKRVMQAVDKVRHWEKKWVTISDTTMKIYKWVPIASASEKKAKLESSPGSAAVRRPPTGSGVTPVGGSKSDKENSQKGTPTPPQITPSYQGLTAEDSNTCFSVVSDSQGADFVSSMPFSEDSNSQGSDGPVKRLKTSD, via the exons ATGTCGCGCAGCGTGCGGGCAGAGACACGCAGCCGGGCGAAGGATGACATCAAGCGGGTTATGCAGGCGGTGGACAAGGTGCGCCACTGGGAGAAGAAGTGGGTGACCATCAGCGACACCACCATGAAGATCTACAAATGGGTGCCCATCGCCTCCGCCAGCGAGAAGAAGGCCAAGCTGGAGTCCTCACCGGGATCGGCTGCTGTCCGGAGACCGCCTACCGGCTCGGGCGTCACGCCTGTCGGCGGCAGCAAGAGCGATAAGGAGAACTCTCAGAAGGGCACGCCCACGCCGCCGCAAATCACGCCGAGCTACCAGGGACTTACCGCCGAAGACTCCAACACCT GTTTCTCCGTCGTGTCCGACAGCCAGGGCGCCGACTTCGTGTCGAGTATGCCCTTCTCTGAGGACTCGAACTCGCAGGGCAGCGATGGACCCGTGAAGCGATTGAAGACGAGCGACTAG